One segment of Rosa chinensis cultivar Old Blush chromosome 6, RchiOBHm-V2, whole genome shotgun sequence DNA contains the following:
- the LOC112174629 gene encoding LOB domain-containing protein 16, whose product MASGSTGSSGTTGTGSPCGACKFLRRKCASDCIFAPYFCSEQGPARFAAIHKVFGASNVSKLLLHVPVHDRCEAVVTIAYEAQARIRDPVYGCVAHIFALQQQVACLQAQLMQVKAQVAHQNLMNSRTMESQWQGNVNGVTNFPSYPSYMNPISPQSSLDSIDHSSNDVMNYMHETQSNSRSDEFSFQACSKKRAYNSTDLGELQALALRMMRN is encoded by the exons ATGGCTTCTGGGAGTACTGGTAGCAGTGGCACTACTGGAACTGGCTCTCCTTGTGGAGCATGCAAGTTTCTGAGGAGGAAGTGCGCCTCTGATTGCATATTTGCTCCTTACTTTTGCTCCGAACAAGGGCCGGCTAGATTTGCTGCCATTCACAAAGTGTTTGGGGCTAGCAATGTCTCCAAGCTGTTACTTCATGTCCCTGTCCATGATCGATGTGAAGCTGTTGTCACAATTGCCTATGAAGCTCAAGCAAGGATTCGAGACCCCGTTTATGGTTGTGTTGCTCACATTTTTGCCTTGCAGCAACAG GTGGCATGCTTACAAGCACAATTGATGCAAGTGAAGGCACAAGTGGCTCATCAAAACCTTATGAATTCAAGGACCATGGAGAGTCAATGGCAGGGGAATGTGAATGGAGTCACAAACTTTCCAAGTTATCCAAGTTACATGAACCCTATTTCTCCTCAGAGCTCGCTGGATTCCATTGACCACAGCAGCAATGATGTTATGAATTATATGCATGAGACACAGAGCAACAGCAGATCAGATGAGTTTTCATTCCAAGCTTGTTCTAAGAAGAGAGCATACAACAGTACTGACTTGGGTGAGCTTCAAGCATTGGCCCTCAGAATGATGAGGAACTGA